A genome region from Myripristis murdjan chromosome 16, fMyrMur1.1, whole genome shotgun sequence includes the following:
- the rusc1 gene encoding uncharacterized protein rusc1 isoform X2, whose product MQSSTRPSQPLRPRRFDASRRPNTNTTAEPKLHGPGFRREDKNMNTIPTSSPRRATKGPSATSRTRVGVQPRAPVGQSRLASQKQGPTPSSLAKPKPKTARAPAASKITPAAAPALPSLLPLDPNCNEPSLPCLCCDGRSPQDNNSMFNHNHNNNNTISLRQQMQLQPPPPPLPQRQDETGAADKSQTGPSQAPPQLQPSARPAACLENELKEAEKRADLDNKKNIKSEEDVDEEESSGDIDIDVDVDDDEDEGDNDDNDDDDDDDDDTLVPSCCDCPASLLDFSLSSSTSSSSTSISSCSDLESDCADLSVSLCSSHNQNDLPIPLSCKDSLPHVPECQPPARSPPSLPLNCNPLSSPSHSPLPPCSPDEGYPSAPASPSSDYLGVKGQMGHLDSEVTKIGLLDFLESVGEFGKMERFSQLIQVAHWDLDGEQQWDVLRDRLDHLDRLEKVNREVKLAYIARLHEKGLDLGDLEEQDLSDVLDEMGNIDIPWKLYKSHGGKLGESQEFSDAGVDLTAPSDCDEPLAPDSLTPSPVEPPPRPPKPPARHASVSSDLHTYINISRETTSITVSTSPTPTFSTFSPNSSSPTFTTFRCEKPLPPSPPSIPPLPASKPIPYLTLYTAPPPPAVPAPTPPIPPPRRRHLARKEALRLAALQAEQEKSPLSLPPPTTRPPPLPPPPVVSVSSSSSPPAIPPPPALPPPPSFHALDVEIRKLLMLAGLTQAELLKLSPELGVCVGGLEDEGDGDNLIPARPGEPQEFQQKDNRKEEKECETERMGRDGWSRGGKLDGDRRTDVLGEAEEGKKKDESRETLRTTSFTEMARRRKRNTGITSDPYYTTGLSNTYETKVNSFETFHYSPVLSDSPPPPPPPRPLPPIPPSLPPLKVCTLPANSAQPERFDWLIAFTPDSDAPVQPPPQEKRKSDTETPKKLTSSGSSPGSVPKVTTFKELRFRNKNSSPPTKVITEPDPDPTVITPDPDILYNLKWRREKKDGDGDGNQWEYTSQAQAIFMQPPPALTSMAALKEMLQRADKEGGQPELCLSQKIGCSVSDTSLWTMGRERVDEEIKGKEKEKEEEEEEEEAEVEVEVRGRADGGRTLESRTTVSSPPLSLAQSCSRSPASPYFLHAALPPYRPGYCNSQPFADPRPHNHVGRESTAKHCSTQQAHDASPALIHRDDSHTDAKLGYSYESASLADTAVDSSRRYGNDFTSDIDAIYQYINDSKTKADLDFDFASDSISRFDSLYCDDSEKQISTPSDSHTPVSSTSQAPGSTTPYKNIDAMMSYSNMLNTTDSLYVGSTGKHTHISSHSDPDSNKARTSKELPPLPTYYLYHPKNCPLHRGAPPRLSPIGALSPPQRSGVPPPGVAGSYLSSPLFPRSHTLPALAAPLYYPYLYPPIPPRAPPLPPKLYQAPPQPRVPTVRSVSFAGSVQRGEASWMGDDVKTPMRGLGLSSLCLQEKKGLVSAVSVAVEAILAQFSSSRTVVQKALSGDSSVNPSLGRLVLQCLCPALRSLLSDGLKPHQSDLIAGRRPNSAWGLVQASTKPGPKTQDLYKLQVRVGELPQLRQSKHRFNAFLLGLLNTKLLDFWLSHLQSCSDVLETYYRPSSFMRLSLTTCQPLFEELLLLLQPLSLLTFNLDLLFQHHHLEPDSQSPEIPSPPSQDVGFRLSPRGSISKIRGSNLESLSEVDFGSPEHEAASDISSPSPLANPMDEESGDSSISNPVPRKAPLSLGQTSPQLLWVQEKEIGELPPPAVEEESLTHQAGQVIQQGWGAVVRWGGRLSQNLADLSLSGGQSQKKEEMNRDVPELQAQAGTVVPWGLGRLFGASKSPNSPSGHTPPTRRPSQWFAPGVTALTRMVSSSSVPVMRRPPETQEQSEPETEREVETVELKDKGRPLRSVRTLCDHTGTGSELSFCKGEELVVLGGVDQDWIRCRQGDKEGLVPIGYTSLIM is encoded by the exons ATGCAATCCTCTACCCGCCCCTCTCAGCCCCTGAGGCCACGGCGTTTTGACGCAAGCAGACGGCCCAATACTAATACTACAGCTGAACCAAAGTTACATGGTCCTGGATTTAGaagggaggacaaaaacatgaacaccaTCCCCACTTCCTCCCCACGGCGAGCTACTAAAGGCCCTTCGGCGACCTCCAGGACCAGGGTGGGTGTGCAACCACGAGCTCCAGTAGGTCAGTCCAGATTGGCCTCACAGAAACAGGGTCCCACCCCATCCAGTTTAGCTAAGCCCAAACCCAAGACTGCACGTGCACCTGCAGCATCCAAAATTAcgcctgcagctgctcctgcccttccctctcttctccctcttgaCCCAAACTGTAACGAGCCAAGCCTTCCTTGCCTGTGTTGCGATGGTCGCTCCCCGCAGGACAACAACAGCATGTTCAACcataaccacaacaacaacaacaccattTCTCTCAGACAACAAATGCAGCTTcagcctcctccacctccactgccCCAGAGACAGGACGAGACAGGGGCTGCAGACAAGTCCCAGACCGGTCCCTCACAAGCCCCGCCCCAGCTGCAGCCCTCTGCCCGTCCTGCTGCTTGTCTGGAAAATGAGTTGAAGGAAGCAGAAAAAAGAGCTGACCTggacaacaagaaaaacataaagTCAGAGGAAGATGTAGACGAGgaagagagcagtggagatattgatattgatgtggatgttgatgatgatgaagatgagggtGACAATGATGACAacgatgatgacgacgacgacgacgatgacACACTGGTTCCCTCGTGCTGCGACTGTCCCGCCTCCCTCCTGGATTTCTCACTCTCGTCCTCTACCTCTTCATCCTCCACCTCCATCAGTTCCTGCTCTGATCTGGAGTCCGACTGTGcagatctgtctgtctctctctgctcttcccACAACCAGAATGATCTGCCCATCCCACTGTCCTGCAAAGACTCTCTCCCTCACGTGCCAGAATGCCAACCCCCTGCCCGTTCACCCCCATCCCTGCCTCTTAACTGCAAtcctctctcctcaccctcACATTCTCCCCTTCCCCCTTGCTCCCCAGATGAGGGCTACCCTTCTGCCCCAGCCTCCCCTTCTTCTGACTACTTAGGAGTCAAAGGCCAGATGGGACATTTAGATTCAGAAGTTACCAAAATAGGTCTTCTTGACTTCCTGGAGTCAGTAGGGGAGTTTGGAAAAATGGAGCGGTTTAGTCAGTTGATCCAAGTAGCCCACTGGGATCTGGATGGGGAACAACAGTGGGATGTTCTGAGGGATCGGTTAGATCACTTGGATCGCTTAGAGAAGGTCAACAGGGAGGTGAAACTGGCCTACATCGCCAGGCTCCACGAGAAGGGTCTGGATCTGGGAGATCTTGAAGAACAGGACCTGTCAGATGTCTTGGATGAAATGGGGAACATTGACATTCCTTGGAAGCTGTATAAAAGCCATGGTGGAAAGCTGGGAGAATCTCAGGAGTTTTCTGATGCTGGGGTTGACCTCACTGCACCATCAGATTGTGATGAGCCTCTCGCTCCAGATTCCCTCACCCCTTCCCCAGTTGAACCACCGCCTAGACCCCCCAAACCTCCGGCACGTCACGCCAGTGTGAGCTCTGACCTGCACACCTACATCAACATCAGCAGGGAAACAACCTCAATTACTGTCTCCACCTCTCCGACACCCACCTTTTCCACCTTCTCCCCCAATTCCTCATCACCTACTTTCACCACTTTTAGGTGTGAGAAACCCCTACCTCCATCTCCCCCGtccattcctcctctccctgcctctaaGCCCATTCCATACCTCACCCTTtacactgctcctcctcctccagccgtCCCTGCTCCAACTCCTCCCATACCTCCCCCTCGGAGGCGACACCTTGCCAGGAAGGAAGCACTGAGGCTCGCTGCTCTTCAAGCCGAACAGGAAAAGAGCCCCCTGTCACTCCCACCTCCTACCACGCGCCCCCCACCAttacctcctcctccagttgtctcagtctcctcttcatcttctcccCCTGCCATACCACCAcctcctgccctccctcctccaccgtCCTTCCATGCACTGGATGTAGAGATTCGGAAGCTGCTAATGCTCGCCGGACTGACTCAGGCGGAGCTTCTCAAGCTCAGCCCAGAGCTTGGTGTATGCGTGGGTGGGTTAGAGGATGAAGGAGATGGGGATAATCTAATTCCCGCCAGACCTGGGGAGCCACAGGAGTTCCAGCAAAAAGACaacaggaaggaggagaaggaatgtgagacagagaggatggGCAGAGATGGATGGAGCAGAGGAGGCAAGCTGGATGGAGACAGAAGAACAGATGTActtggagaggcagaggaaggaaaaaagaaagatgagagcagagaaacactgagaacCACCTCCTTCACTGAGATGGcaagaagaaggaagaggaacACCGGCATAACCTCTGACCCATATTATACCACTGGCCTCAGCAATACATATGAAACTAAAGTAAACAGCTTTGAGACTTTCCATTACTCCCCTGTGCTATCAgattctcctccccctcctcctcctccacgtcCGTTACCCCCCATCCCCCCCTccctgccaccccttaaagtctgcACTCTCCCTGCAAATTCTGCACAGCCTGAGCGATTTGATTGGCTCATAGCGTTCACACCTGACAGCGATGCCCCGGTGCAGCCTCCACCccaggaaaagagaaaatctGACACGGAAACCCCAAAGAAGCTCACTTCATCAGGGTCATCCCCGGGGTCAGTCCCAAAGGTCACAACCTTCAAAGAGCTGCGCTTCCGCAACAAGAACAGCTCCCCTCCAACGAAAGTGATCACTGAGCCCGACCCCGACCCCACAGTCATCACTCCTGATCCAGATATACTGTACAACCTGAAGTGGAGACGAGAGAAGAAAGACGGCGACGGTGACGGCAACCAATGGGAGTACACCTCCCAGGCTCAGGCCATCTTCATGCAGCCGCCGCCAGCCCTCACCTCCATGGCTGCTCTGAAGGAAATGCTCCAGAGGGCTGATAAGGAGGGTGGACAACCAGAGCTATGCCTCTCACAGAAGATTGGCTGCTCTGTCAGTGACACCAGCCTGTGGACAATGGGCAGAGAGAGGGTAGATGAGGAAATtaaggggaaagaaaaagagaaggaagaagaagaagaagaagaagaggcggaggtggaggtggaggtgagaggaagagcagaTGGAGGAAGGACTTTGGAATCTAGAACTACAG TTTCCTCACCCCCTTTGTCCCTCGCTCAGTCCTGCTCACGATCCCCGGCTTCCCCCTACTTCCTCCACGCTGCCCTCCCTCCCTATCGCCCAGGCTACTGTAACTCCCAGCCTTTTGCAGACCCCAGACCCCACAACCATGTAGGCAGGGAGTCCACAGCtaaacactgcagcacacagcagGCCCATGATGCCAGCCCAGCCCTCATCCACAGAGATGACTCTCACACTGATGCAAAGCTTGGGTACAGCTATGAATCAGCCTCCCTGGCTGATACCGCTGTAGACTCTTCTCGTCGCTATGGGAATGACTTTACTAGTGACATAGatgcaatatatcaatatatcaatgaCTCCAAAACCAAAGCAGACCTGGACTTTGACTTTGCATCTGACTCAATCAGTAGGTTTGACTCTCTCTATTGCGATGACTCCGAGAAGCAGATTAGCACGCCcagtgactcacacacacctgttagCAGCACCTCTCAAGCGCCAGGTAGCACCACCCCATATAAGAACATCGATGCCATGATGAGCTACTCAAACATGCTCAACACTACAGATTCACTGTATGTAGGCAGCACaggaaaacatacacacatctctTCTCACTCAGACCCTGATAGCAACAAGGCTAGGACATCCAAAgagctccctcctctccccaccTATTATTTGTATCACCCTAAAAACTGCCCTCTGCACAGGGGGGCCCCTCCTCGCCTCTCCCCCATTGGagccctctcccctccccagcGCTCTGGAGTGCCCCCTCCAGGTGTGGCAGGCTCCTATCTCAGCTCCCCGCTTTTCCCTCGCTCACACACCTTGCCTGCCCTCGCTGCTCCCCTCTACTATCCCTACCTCTACCCCCCTATACCGCCCAGGGCGCCCCCCCTTCCCCCAAAACTCTACCAGGCTCCTCCGCAGCCACGCGTGCCGA CTGTTCGCAGTGTGTCGTTCGCTGGCTCTGTGCAGAGGGGAGAGGCATCCTGGATGGGCGATGATGTGAAGACTCCCATGAGAGGTCTTGGCCTGTCCTCTCTGTGCCTGCAGGAAAAgaaag GTCTGGTCAGTGCAGTCAGTGTGGCAGTGGAAGCCATTTTGGCTCAGTTCAGCTCCTCCCGAACAGTAGTCCAGAAG gctTTATCAGGAGACAGCAGTGTCAATCCATCTCTGGGCCGTCTTGTGCTGCAGTGTCTCTGCCCCGCCCTGCGCAGTTTGCTGTCCGATGGCCTGAAACCCCACCAGAGTGATCTGATTGCAGGCAGGAGGCCAAATTCAGCCTGGGGGCTCGTCCAGGCCTCAACCAAGCCAG GTCCTAAAACCCAGGATTTGTACAAGCTACAAGTTCGAGTTGGAGAGCTACCCCAGCTCAGGCAGAGCAAGCACAGGTTCAACGCCTTCCTCCTCGGCCTGCTCAA tACCAAGCTTCTTGATTTCTGGCTCTCTCACCTTCAGTCCTGCAGTG atGTATTGGAGACATACTACCGTCCCTCCTCCTTTATGCGCCTGTCACTCACCACCTGCCAGCCTTTGTTCGaagagctgctcctcctgctgcagccCCTCAGCCTGCTGACCTTTAACCTTGACCTACTCTTCCAGCACCACCATTTAGAGCCAGATAGTCAGAGCCCTGAGATCCCCAGCCCACCCAGTCAGGACGTAGGCTTCAGGCTCTCACCCAGGGGATCCATCTCTAAGATACGAGGCAGCAACCTCGAGAGCCTTTCAGAAGTGGACTTTGGAAGCCCAGAGCATGAGGCAGCCAGTGATATTTCAAGCCCCTCGCCTTTGGCTAATCCCATGGATGAAGAGTCAGGGGATTCATCAATTAGCAATCCAGTGCCCAGGAAGGCCCCACTCAGCCTCGGGCAGACAAGTCCTCAGCTGTTGTGGGTACAGGAGAAGGAAATTGGAGAATTACCTCCACCTGCTGTTGAGGAGGAGAGCCTCACCCATCAGGCAGGACAG GTGATCCAGCAGGGATGGGGAGCTGTGGTGCGCTGGGGAGGTCGACTGAGTCAGAACCTGGCTGATCTTAGCCTGTCTGGAGGGCAGAGCCAGAAGAAGGAAGAGATGAACAGGGACGTCCCGGAGCTCCAGGCCCAGGCAGGGACTGTGGTTCCCTGGGGTCTGGGGCGGCTCTTTGGAGCCTCTAAGAGCCCCAACAGCCCATCAGGTCACACACCACCAACCAG gcGTCCATCTCAGTGGTTCGCTCCTGGGGTCACAGCGCTGACCCGGATGGTGAGCAGCAGCTCTGTCCCAGTCATGAGGCGGCCACCGGAGACCCAGGAACAAAGTGAGccagagacggagagggaggtggagacaGTGGAGTTGAAGGACAAAGGCAGACCACTCAG GTCAGTGCGAACGCTCTGTGACCACACTGGAACGGGATCGGAGCTCAGCTTTTGCAAAGGGGAGGAGCTGGTGGTTTTGGGAGGCGTTGACCAAGACTGGATTCGATGTCGTCAGGGAGACAAAGAGGGGCTGGTACCGATTGGCTACACCTCCCTCATCATGTGA